In a single window of the Raphanus sativus cultivar WK10039 chromosome 9, ASM80110v3, whole genome shotgun sequence genome:
- the LOC108823948 gene encoding GATA transcription factor 5, which yields MEAAALKSSIRKEMAFKTTTTLPVYEDFLAVTTAEDFSVDDFFDLSKDDVFTEEEAEQQEMLLHVSSEDNGDALRQSNKDGFGSLPPGELSVPTDEIAELEWLSHFIEDSFTEYSTPNLTGTPTEKPAWLTGLTPPPTQDSCFKSPVPSKSRTKRNRYGTNFWSLGSSSSSGHSSSTSTSSSSSGPSNTWFSGAELLEPLSPSEKPPVPKKHKKRSAESVFSGQLLEEHQQPSRRCSHCGVQKTPQWRAGPMGAKTLCNACGVRYKSGRLLPEYRPACSPTFSSELHSNHHRKVMEMRRKKEPADDNETGVNQLVRSSQAVPSF from the exons ATGGAAGCAGCAGCGTTGAAAAGCAGCATCAGGAAAGAAATGGCTTTCAAAACGACGACGACGCTGCCCGTTTACGAAGACTTTCTGGCCGTCACCACCGCCGAGGATTTCTCCGTCGACGACTTCTTCGACTTGTCTAAGGACGACGTTTTCACGGAAGAAGAGGCTGAACAGCAAGAGATGCTCCTCCACGTTTCCTCCGAGGACAACGGTGACGCTCTTCGCCAGAGTAACAAGGACGGTTTTGGGTCTCTCCCTCCAGGCGAACTCTCCGTTCCG ACGGATGAAATAGCGGAGCTTGAGTGGCTATCCCATTTCATAGAGGATTCATTCACTGAATATTCTACTCCAAATCTCACCGGAACCCCCACTGAAAAACCAGCCTGGTTAACCGGTCTGACTCCTCCTCCCACACAAGACTCTTGTTTCAAATCCCCTGTTCCCTCTAAATCCCGTACCAAACGCAACCGGTATGGAACCAACTTCTGGTCGCTtggatcttcctcctcttcagGCCATTCCTCCTCGACTTCgacttcctcctcctcttctggTCCTTCCAACACGTGGTTCTCTGGCGCTGAGCTTCTCGAACCACTCTCCCCGTCGGAGAAACCACCGGTTCCCAAAAAGCATAAGAAAAGGTCAGCTGAGTCTGTTTTCAGCGGTCAGCTACTGGAGGAGCATCAGCAGCCCTCTCGACGGTGCAGCCACTGTGGCGTTCAGAAGACTCCTCAGTGGCGAGCTGGACCAATGGGAGCCAAGACGCTGTGCAATGCGTGCGGGGTGAGGTATAAGTCGGGTCGGTTACTACCAGAATACAGACCCGCTTGTAGCCCGACATTCTCAAGCGAGCTCCACTCTAACCACCACCGCAAAGTCATGGAGATGCGGCGGAAAAAGGAGCCTGCGGATGACAACGAAACCGGTGTAAACCAGCTGGTTCGGTCCTCACAAGCTGTACCAAGTTTTTGA
- the LOC108825428 gene encoding uncharacterized protein LOC108825428 — protein sequence MLQLKDQLHNFLHCSIGDGSTALFWHDYWTELGPLHQLFGSSGPRSLRIPLGATVSRAVNNGLWNIPSARSDDAVTLQIILSTMAVPSSSSRADVYLWRNSAGGFGPTFSSRVTWERLRLTRPQVQWYSVVWFKEEIPRCSFICWTAILGILPTRDRLISWGLSVPPGCVLCSLADESIAHLFFQCPFAVATWSRFCGRYLASTPSSLADVVLLCQQLPGPHASRAVVVLKLINQVIVYNLWRERNARIFTAVSSTQEAFWRLVDRAIRDRLLSLSRPSTTAPSPSLLELYFWFLSPYS from the coding sequence ATGCTCCAGCTTAAGGATCAACTTCATAACTTTCTTCATTGCAGCATCGGAGATGGTAGCACAGCCTTGTTTTGGCATGATTACTGGACTGAGCTGGGTCCTTTGCATCAACTCTTTGGATCCTCGGGTCCTCGTTCTCTAAGAATTCCTCTCGGTGCCACCGTCTCTCGGGCGGTCAACAATGGTCTCTGGAACATCCCTTCAGCTCGCTCTGACGACGCGGTGACTCTCCAGATCATCCTGTCTACAATGGCGGTTCCTTCTTCTAGTAGCAGAGCTGACGTTTATCTATGGAGAAACAGCGCTGGAGGGTTTGGACCAACCTTCTCCTCTCGGGTTACTTGGGAAAGGTTGCGATTAACAAGACCTCAGGTTCAGTGGTATTCGGTGGTTTGGTTCAAGGAAGAAATTCCCCGCTGCTCGTTCATTTGTTGGACAGCTATCCTTGGAATACTTCCCACTCGGGATCGTTTGATTTCTTGGGGCTTATCGGTGCCACCAGGTTGTGTTCTCTGCTCTTTGGCTGATGAGTCTATAGCCCACTTGTTTTTTCAATGTCCATTTGCGGTTGCTACTTGGTCTCGTTTCTGTGGCAGGTACCTGGCGTCAACTCCTTCCTCACTCGCTGATGTCGTTCTCCTCTGCCAGCAGCTCCCTGGACCTCATGCTTCCCGTGCTGTGGTTGTGCTCAAGCTCATAAACCAAGTGATCGTCTACAATCTCTGGCGTGAGAGAAATGCCCGCATCTTCACAGCTGTATCTTCGACTCAAGAGGCGTTTTGGCGCTTGGTGGATCGTGCTATTAGAGATAGGTTGCTATCATTATCGCGGCCTTCTACTACTGCTCCATCACCTTCCCTGCTTGAGCTCTACTTTTGGTTTCTGTCTCCCTATAGTTAA
- the LOC108824434 gene encoding glutaredoxin-C3 has translation MAMVGQRPRRVEVTAAYMILVIIVVVVSDLSNCVRAEKSVSAFVQNAILSNKIVIFSKSYCPYCLRSKRIFSQLKEQPFVVELDLREDGDQIQYELLEFVGRRTVPQVFVNGKHIGGSDDLADAVENGQLQKLLAAS, from the exons ATGGCGATGGTTGGGCAGCGTCCTCGGCGTGTTGAAGTCACGGCGGCGTACATGATACTCGTAATAATAGTGGTGGTAGTCAGCGATCTGTCAAACTGTGTGAGAGCCGAGAAGTCGGTGTCGGCATTCGTGCAGAACGCCATATTGTCCAACAAGATTGTCATCTTCTCCAAGTCCTACTGCCC GTATTGCTTGCGCTCGAAACGAATTTTCAGCCAACTTAAGGAACAGCCTTTTGTTGTGGAGCTTGATCTCAGAG AGGATGGAGATCAAATACAGTACGAGCTTCTGGAGTTTGTTGGTCGCCGTACTGTCCCGCAAGTTTTTGTAAACGGCAAGCATATTGGTGGATCTGATG ATCTTGCAGATGCTGTGGAGAATGGTCAGTTGCAAAAGCTTCTTGCTGCTAGTTAG
- the LOC108824433 gene encoding folate transporter 1, chloroplastic-like: MKEEGPWAFYKGIVPALLLVSLLSSFVFFRTRETMLHLGAPPKSLQFFLHIHFRLFEQDYRPSPNGMPRYIDSLHVIRETARFEGLRGFYKGLTANLLKTVPASSITFIVYENVLKRLKQPPTK; this comes from the exons ATGAAAGAGGAAGGACCCTGGGCGTTCTACAAGGGTATTGTCCCTGCTCTTCTACTGGTTAGTTTACTATCAtcctttgttttctttagaaCTCGAGAGACTATGCTGCACTTGGGGGCTCCTCCAAAGTCGCTGCAGTTCTTCTTACATATCCATTTCAGGTTATTCGAGCAAGATTACAG ACCTAGTCCCAACGGAATGCCAAGATATATAGACAGCTTACATGTCATAAGAGAAACCGCCAG ATTCGAGGGTCTCAGAGGTTTCTACAAGGGTTTAACTGCTAATCTTTTGAAAACTGTGCCTGCTTCTTCCATCACTTTCATTGTTTATGAAAACGTTCTGAAACGCCTAAAACAACCTCCAACCAAATAG
- the LOC108826107 gene encoding peroxidase 72-like, which produces MAVPLNILIIAISLIALSPLCSCSKAYGSGDYLFPQFYDHSCPKAQEIVQSIVAKAFAQDPRMPASLLRLHFHDCFVKGCDASILLDNSGTIISEKRSNPNRNSARGFELIEEIKQALEQECPETVSCADILALAARDSTVITGGPSWEVPLGRRDARGASLSGSNNDIPAPNSTFQTILTKFKRQGLTLVDLVSLSGSHTIGNSRCTSFRQRLYNQSGNGKPDQTLNQYYAYGLRKQCPRSGGDQKLFFLDFATPFKFDNHYFKNLIMYKGLLSSDEVLFTKNRESRELVKLYAENQEAFFEQFAKSMVKMGNISPLTGGRGEIRRICRRVNHAY; this is translated from the exons ATGGCCGTGCCATTGAACATTCTTATCATAGCTATCTCCCTTATTGCCTTATCTCCTCTTTGTTCGTGTTCCAAAGCTTACGGAAGTGGAGACTATCTCTTCCCTCAATTCTACGACCACTCGTGTCCTAAAGCTCAAGAGATTGTTCAGTCTATTGTCGCTAAAGCATTCGCACAGGATCCTCGCATGCCTGCCTCCTTGCTCAGACTCCATTTCCACGATTGTTTCGTCAAG GGGTGTGATGCTTCCATACTATTGGACAATAGTGGAACCATAATCAGCGAGAAACGATCAAACCCTAACCGAAACTCAGCCCGTGGTTTCGAACTCATAGAAGAAATCAAACAAGCCTTGGAACAAGAGTGTCCTGAAACAGTTTCTTGTGCTGATATCTTGGCTCTCGCCGCTAGAGACTCTACCGTCATT ACAGGTGGGCCGAGCTGGGAAGTACCACTAGGGAGAAGAGACGCGAGAGGAGCAAGCTTGAGTGGTTCCAACAACGACATTCCTGCTCCAAACAGCACATTTCAAACCATCCTCACTAAGTTCAAGCGTCAAGGCCTCACTCTCGTTGATCTTGTCTCTCTTTCTG GAAGTCACACCATAGGGAACTCGAGGTGTACAAGTTTCCGACAGAGGTTATACAACCAATCTGGCAACGGAAAGCCtgatcaaaccctaaaccaataCTACGCATACGGGTTGCGCAAGCAATGTCCTAGATCCGGCGGTGACCAAAAACTCTTCTTCCTAGACTTTGCGACGCCCTTCAAATTCGACAACCACTACTTCAAGAACCTGATAATGTACAAAGGGCTATTGAGCTCAGACGAGGTGCTGTTCACGAAGAACAGGGAGTCGAGAGAGCTGGTGAAGCTGTATGCGGAGAATCAAGAGGCTTTCTTCGAGCAGTTCGCGAAGTCGATGGTAAAGATGGGGAATATATCACCATTGACGGGAGGGAGGGGAGAGATCAGGAGAATCTGTCGGAGGGTTAACCATGCTTATTAA